ATTATTGATTACGCAATAGAGATGTACTAATGAAAGAGAGAAGAAAAGAGAAGATTAACGACCTTATTAAAAAACAGGTTGCAATTATACTTCAGCAAGAAATTGATAATCCACAAAAGAGTTTGGTAACGGTGACACATGTTGAGATAGATTCTAATCTCAACACTGCCAAAATATATGTGAGAACACTTGGAGACGAAATTCAAAGTCTTAAATTCCTTAATCGAGCTGCTGGATTTATAAGGTACAAGCTTGCACATAAAATTAGACTTAAAACTGTACCAAAAATAAGTTTTAATATTGATAATTCTCTACAAGAGTAAAAGTTTGGTTTTATTTTTAAAATCTAAGATATAACGATATAACTATGATTTTAAATATGTTAAGTATTGGACTCGGTTTATTCAATCCAATTGGGGAATTGAGTAGCATATGCCCGGTAGGAAAAGAGATGGGAATGAGCTATGAGTGGCATTCGTTATATTTACTAACTAAACCAGCAAGTATCCCTATTATAAGTGGAAATATAATTTCTTTTAGAAAAGACAAATTTGAAATTGATATTTTTAAACTCACACAAGGAGCAAAAATTAAAATATACAAAAGAAATTTTGTAATTTTTGGGATAGGTGGGTATTATATAAGAGAAAATTTAAATAAAGGTTTTGAAAGCGAGTCCGGATTATGTTATTGCTTTGGGTTCTATATTCCGCTTTTGTATAATGAAAATATAGTCTTAGCTCAAGAAACTTCTTATTCTACTGTTCCAAATGGAATTTCTTTGAAATTAAGTGTTGGAATAAATCTATAAGATTCATAAATAGAGCAATTAAATAAGAAAATGGGAAGACATAAATACAAAAAAGTAAGTTGTCTATTACCTCTTTTACTTCTCCTTGGATGTAAACAAAGCTCATTACTTTTTCGGGCTGGGGCAGATTATTTTCCTCTTAAACCAGAAAATACATGGGTCTATTTGCATACTTCTTATAGTGACAAAGATACAATTACACTTAAGGTTATAAAAAATGAAGTAATTGGAACAAGGGAATGCTGGCTCCTTGAGCGTAATGGTTACCCAGAGTATTGGTGGAAGGACGAGAATAGGGTGGATAAATTTTATCTTCAAACTATCTTTGTAAATGGTGAAGAAGATACAATTGCAAGTTTTTGGCTAACTTGGCTTGAACTTCCTTTTGTCCTCGGTAATTTGTGGAGCTATATGTTTAAAGAACAAAGTTATATAATAGGAGATACAATAAAAGTGGATGTCCAGGTTAAAGGGGAAGTACTTGACTTAGATGGTAATGATTACAAGGTTAGAGTTGAATTAATAGAGCATCAAGAATCTATGGAATTTGGTACTTCTTGTGATACTATAACTTGTTACGAGTGGTATAGGCCTAATATAGGTGTAATAAAACGGGTAATAGATGGGGTAGAGGAAAAACTTATCAGCTACGAGCTGTAAATCTTATAACTGACGAATGTAGCGAATGATAGCAAATTGTGCGAATAACTTCATTGTTTAGCATTCAACGTAATGGAGATGTATACCGGGAACTACGGCCCTTGCAATCCGCGGCATAATAGTGTTATATCAAAGCTTCCTGTACTGTCAAGAAAAAAATCGGGCTCTGTCCCCCTATTTTGTCCTGTGTTATTATTAGTAAGTGCACCAATTATACCTGCACGGGGGGGTGTACCCCACGACATTATAGGTAAATTATACCATGAAAGCTCATCTCCTGGTAAGTCAGGATGATAAAAGTCTGAACCATCGGCTATTACTGCTACTTTCACATCCAACCTGCCTTGTTGAATTGTCCATGCATCCGGCGCATGAATATCATGCCCAGGACTATCAAAATTATACAATCCCCACTGATCCCCACTCTGAAAATAAGGGTCGTTAGGCATTACTTCTGCAAAGAGGCTATAGGCTGTTAGCAAGATAACCACTCCGACTAATCTTATAATTACTTTGTACATCTTCACCTCCCTCTAAAAAGTCAATTGTTTACGTCCTGTACCATCAAGGTTGATAAGCCACAGAGTTTTTTTTGTCTCCTCCGGATTTATATCACTAAATACGATTTGCTGTGAATGGTGAGCAAAAGCTGGATGAGACGGATAATATATACTATCAATAAATTTATGTAATCCAGTGCCATCCGAATTTACTATCCAGATACCTCTCCCTTCTTTAACATCATTGTAAAAAGCAATCTTCGAACCGTCCGAAGACCAAACAGGACCATCTCTGAGATTTCCATCAGGATGATTTACAATACGATCCAATAAAGTACCTGATGAATCTATTGTTGCTATACCCAAGAATTCAGCTGTGTACCCTGCTACAAACAGTATTTTTTGCCATCCCATAGCCAATCTGGCTCCCTACCCCATCGTTTAATAAGTTTTTTATTTTCCCCATTTGAATCCATCAGCCATATTCCACAATTATCACCTGCTCCTATATCATACGCTATCTTACTGCCATTGGGCGACCAGTCAGGGAAGAAACCTTCTTGAGCCAAAAGTGTTATAGAAGCTGTGTCAGGTGTTAAATTCTCTTTGATCTTTACTTTATAAATTGCTCTGTTCCTCACAAATAAGAGCCACTCACCATCTGGAGACCAATCTGGACAACTATGCCAAATACCTATTGAGTCACGGAGGAAAATATTTTTCTCACCTGTAGCAACATCTAAAATAAATATTCCTTCGGTGTCTCCTTCTGTTTCCATTGGAGAATAGTTTTCATGAACATAAGCAATGTACTTATCATTAGGTGAAAAAACAGGCTCTATATCCATAGGTATCATCAGGTTTGGCGTCGGCTCAGGAGAGGTAGTATTCCTTTTACAACTTATCCCTGATAAGCTTAAATATAAACTTAAGAAGACTAAAACAAAAGGAGACGGACTCTTTTTCCTTTGAATTTTTACTTCCCTCATCTTGTTTTATATATACTCTAAATTCCTAGGAAGTCAAATTTTATTCACTCGCCTCCGCCAAATCACTTGTCAGTCGGTCAATATAGTGGACACGCAAAGGGGACACACGCAAAGGGGACAGAGCCCATATTTATGGTTCTGCCTCCCTCCTTGATTCCTATATTTTTTCTATCAACCACAATATTTTATTTCTTCATTTTAATTTTAGCTCTAAATTCCCGAGAAAAAAATCAGACTTGACACCATTATTTTGAGACTTGACACCATTATTTTGCTTGACACCATTATTTTGGTGCAACTGCCCACCCATTGTTTTCATCAACGAACCATACGGAGTGAAGACTTTTATTTGTAGGACTATCTACCTCATGCCATGTAGGTGTAAGTACCGTACTACTCCCACTAAGGGGTTCCTTCTTTTTGCATCCCATTATTGAAATACAAAATAGTAAAAGACATATAAATATCCCACCTTTATGTACATAATATTGCATTTTTACCTCCGACTGAAAACCTGAAATATAACCTTGAATTTTTGCTTTTCTCATTTTACTTTTAATATACTCTAAATTTCTGAGAAGTCAAACATTTTTATGCACTCCTCTGGTCATCACTCCACGCATTTCGGTTCCTAAAATTAGGGAAGTTGTATAAAATTATTTGCAGATTAAAGTATTATATGGTATAATTAATTTATGCTTATTCACTGGTATGCATTAAGGGAACATATAAGGCCGTTTTTTTTAGGTCTATTTCTTCTCACTTTTATTTTGATAATGAACCAGATATTTGTACTTATCTGGGATATCGTAGGTAAGGGTATTAACATATTGACAGTTCTCTACTTACTCTTACTTTATCTTCCTTCTATAGTTACATTGACTATTCCTATGGGAGTGATGATTGCAAGCTGTATGGCATTCGGACGACTCGCCCAAGATAGAGAGGTAATAGCAATTAGGGCAGCGGGAGTAAATCCGCTTAAACTTAATCTTTTACCAGTAATTTTTGGCGGAGTTTTCCTTACTCTTTTCACAATATGGTTTAATAATCATGTACTGCCCGAATCAAACCACCGCCTAAAAAATCTTATGGTTGATATAGCACAAAAGAAGCCATGTTTCCGAATAAAAGCGCTTGTTATTCTTAAAGACTTTAATGGCTACGATATACAGGTCGGAAGTGTAAATTATAAACAATCTACAATCCAAAGAGTAAAGCTATTTGAAAATGAGACTGCAAAAGAAATTTTTGCAAATAGGGGCTCTTTTTATACAGATAGTGTTGGTATTACAATAATGTTAAGTGACGGTGAAATACACGAGCCAGTGAATCCTGGAATTTATCGACGATTGATATTCAATGAGTATAGGATACATCTTCCATTGGACCAGGAATTTGTCAGACTAAACCGAGAGTATCGGAGTGAAAGAGAGCTTTCTGCTATTGGCTTAAAAGAAAGAATAAAAGAGGAACAAAGAAAAGAGAGAAATGAGCTTTATAAAAAAAGGAAAATAGATTCTCTACTTATAGAGTATCATAAAAAATATTCAATCCCTTTTGCTTGTATAGTTTTTGTCCTACTCGGCTGTCCACTTGCAATTAGAGTTAGGAAAGGTGGGGCAGGAACAGGGTTTGGAATTGGATTACTATTCTTTATATTTTACTATATATGTCTTATAGCAGGAGAAGACTTGGGGGATAGGGGGATAATTGTTCCGTGGCTATCAATGTGGTTTCCAAACATTGTACTTTTAGGAATTAGTGGATGGGCAATGTCTCGTGTAAATAAATGAAAATAGCCGATAAATACATAATGAAAGAGTTTGTATTAGGGCTCCTATGGAGTCTACTTGCACTTGTAATTATATATATAATTGTTGATGTATTTGAAAATGTTTCTACATTTGTAGATAAGAAGGTCGCTCTCTTTACAATTATACAATATTATGTATATCAAATCCCTTGGATAGTGGGGACGATTGTTTCTCCAATAGCCTGTCTACTTGGTTGTTTCATATCAATTGGTAATTTATCAAGACACTTTGAACTTGTTGCTTTAAAATCGTTTAGTTTAAATACATATCGGACATTTGTCCCATTATCCTGTATTGGACTCATTTTTAGTGGGTTAATTCTTGGAATGAACGAAATTTTACTACCTATATCAAATCAAAAAATGTTGGACTTAAAAAGTGAAAAAATAGATAAGCTACCTAAAATAGCTGTGACCCCAAGCACTCATATTTATTA
This is a stretch of genomic DNA from bacterium. It encodes these proteins:
- the rbfA gene encoding 30S ribosome-binding factor RbfA, with the translated sequence MKERRKEKINDLIKKQVAIILQQEIDNPQKSLVTVTHVEIDSNLNTAKIYVRTLGDEIQSLKFLNRAAGFIRYKLAHKIRLKTVPKISFNIDNSLQE
- a CDS encoding LptF/LptG family permease encodes the protein MLIHWYALREHIRPFFLGLFLLTFILIMNQIFVLIWDIVGKGINILTVLYLLLLYLPSIVTLTIPMGVMIASCMAFGRLAQDREVIAIRAAGVNPLKLNLLPVIFGGVFLTLFTIWFNNHVLPESNHRLKNLMVDIAQKKPCFRIKALVILKDFNGYDIQVGSVNYKQSTIQRVKLFENETAKEIFANRGSFYTDSVGITIMLSDGEIHEPVNPGIYRRLIFNEYRIHLPLDQEFVRLNREYRSERELSAIGLKERIKEEQRKERNELYKKRKIDSLLIEYHKKYSIPFACIVFVLLGCPLAIRVRKGGAGTGFGIGLLFFIFYYICLIAGEDLGDRGIIVPWLSMWFPNIVLLGISGWAMSRVNK